The Syngnathus typhle isolate RoL2023-S1 ecotype Sweden linkage group LG1, RoL_Styp_1.0, whole genome shotgun sequence genome includes a window with the following:
- the wfs1b gene encoding wolframin, producing the protein MPTPGTSPPPTSSQPGPRAYSRSSSFPTPTASPHCSPLRSPSQLGRAQLNAASEPTMPEPEEPEEEVSLEDMAEKAKSGDARAQTKMGRFFLALALERDEELNHCTAVTWLLLAAKQGRKEAVKLLQQCLSSRQGITLENYEEVKKLCMETRFERGVRKAALLMYWKLNPEKKRAVAVSEILENVEHVHTDQEQTVSQSPLNSSVKKQRRVLQTMVTSESIAYIGMDEFVEMTKKYAQGIAPPPAMVGVSGSDEDDDDDVVVRNPDELPLHQKLLKFPLHALLEIKEHLIDWASRAGMQWLSALIPTHHVNALIFFFIISNLTIEFFIFLIPLLVFYLSFFSMIICTLRVFQNSKAWENFRALTDLLAHFEPGLDLEQAETNFGWTHLEPYLYFLLSVVFVVFSFPVADKSWIPCSELAAVALFFTVTAFLSLHASAKLFARKALLTEVLSGACSLSHLLPDSLWALRIFGRTFVSVPLGDIVALNIGVPCALYGHLVYLLFRMAQLRGFKGTYLCLVPYLVCFTWCELCLVFLNHATAIGLIRTCAGYLLFLFALPVLSLGLAAMLIIQLMQWFVALEITKMAVTLTVCFVPVVLRLWTRFSLNPIVVFRSLSRSSIVKLILVWLSAVLLFCWMYVYRSEGMKVYNSTLTWPQYSIMCGPSAWKESNMAQTQILCSHLEGHRVTWTGRFKYVRVTDIENGAQSVINLLPVLVGNWMRCLYGQPYPACEGMGDPAVGPHPFLAPPLQDPLCKLKQLAKHECHVKRFDRYKFEVTMGMPQERKTKNGTIVEDEDATKDIVLRASNEFKSVLLHLNAGSMVEFSTILEGRLGSKWPVFELKAIHCLSCGNARLSSRRQYKIEHDWRRTAQNALQFGFDFFFNPFLTAQLRQLSDTETDTGTEVMV; encoded by the exons ATGCCGACCCCTGGGACCTCACCGCCGCCGACCTCCTCTCAGCCTGGACCACGTGCTTATTCCCGCTCGTCTTCGTTCCCCACGCCGACTGCTTCGCCACACTGCTCACCCCTCCGAAGCCCTTCTCAGCTGGGGAGAGCCCAACTCAACGCGGCCTCAGAGCCTACAATGCCTGAACCAG AGGAGCCAGAGGAGGAGGTCAGTCTCGAGGATATGGCTGAGAAAGCAAAGTCAGGTGACGCTAGAGCGCAGACCAAG ATGGGCCGCTTTTTCCTGGCTCTGGCCCTTGAAAGAGATGAGGAACTGAACCACTGCACAGCGGTCACCTGGCTGCTCCTGGCCGCCAAACAGGGTCGTAAGGAAGCCGTGAAGCTGCTGCAACAATGTTTATCATCTAGGCAAG GCATCACTCTCGAAAACTATGAGGAAGTGAAAAAGTTGTGCATGGAAACTCGTTTTGAGAGGGGGGTTCGGAAAGCGGCTCTGCTCATGTACTGGAAGTTGAACCCGGAGAAGAAGAGGGCGGTAGCTGTTTCGGAGATTCTGGAGAACGTAGAACATGTGCACACAGATCAGG AACAAACAGTCTCCCAAAGCCCACTAAATAGCTCTGTTAAGAAACAGAGGCGAGTTCTGCAGACAATGGTGACCAGCGAGT CCATCGCCTACATCGGGATGGACGAATTTGTCGAGATGACAAAGAAATATGCTCAGGGAATCGCACCGCCTCCCGCCATGGTGGGCGTGTCAGGCAGCGATgaagatgacgacgacgacgtggTGGTGAGGAATCCGGATGAGCTGCCCCTACACCAAAAG CTGTTGAAGTTCCCACTTCACGCTTTGCTGGAGATCAAGGAGCACCTCATCGACTGGGCGTCGCGGGCGGGCATGCAGTGGCTCAGCGCCCTCATCCCCACGCACCACGTCAACGCGctcatcttcttcttcatcatctCCAACCTCACCATTGAGTTCTTCATCTTCCTTATTCCTTTGCTGGTTTTCTACCTCTCTTTCTTCTCCATGATTATTTGTACGCTGCGGGTGTTCCAG aattCCAAAGCCTGGGAGAACTTTCGGGCCCTAACCGACCTCCTGGCTCACTTTGAGCCTGGTCTCGATCTGGAGCAAGCTGAGACTAACTTTGGATGGACACACTTGGAACCCTATTT GTACTTCTTGCTCTCCGTGGTCTTTGTGGTGTTTTCCTTCCCGGTGGCCGACAAGTCGTGGATCCCGTGCTCCGAGCTGGCGGCGGTGGCCCTCTTCTTCACGGTCACCGCCTTTCTCAGCCTTCACGCCTCCGCCAAATTGTTTGCTCGCAAGGCCCTGCTCACAGAAGTACTCTCGGGGgcctgctctctctctcacctgcTGCCGGACTCCCTTTGGGCGCTCCGGATCTTCGGGAGGACGTTTGTCTCGGTGCCTCTGGGCGACATCGTGGCGTTGAACATTGGGGTGCCCTGTGCCCTCTATGGCCACCTGGTCTACCTCCTGTTTCGCATGGCCCAGCTGAGAGGCTTCAAGGGGACTTACCTGTGCCTGGTGCCATATCTAGTTTGCTTCACGTGGTGTGAGCTCTGCTTGGTGTTCCTCAATCACGCCACGGCCATCGGCCTCATACGGACTTGCGCCGGCTACCTCCTCTTCCTGTTTGCACTGCCCGTTCTCTCTCTAGGCCTTGCTGCGATGCTCATCATCCAGCTCATGCAGTGGTTCGTGGCCTTGGAAATCACCAAGATGGCCGTCACGCTTACTGTGTGCTTCGTGCCGGTCGTTCTGAGGCTTTGGACCCGCTTCAGCTTGAACCCCATCGTGGTGTTTCGCTCGCTGTCCAGGAGCAGCATCGTCAAACTCATCTTGGTGTGGCTCAGTGCCGTGCTGCTCTTCTGCTGGATGTACGTGTACAGGTCAGAAGGCATGAAGGTGTACAACTCCACCCTCACGTGGCCGCAGTACAGCATCATGTGCGGCCCGTCGGCATGGAAGGAGTCCAACATGGCCCAAACTCAGATCCTCTGCTCGCACCTCGAAGGCCACAGGGTCACCTGGACGGGCCGCTTCAAATACGTGCGCGTGACGGACATCGAGAACGGGGCGCAGTCGGTCATCAACCTGCTTCCTGTGTTGGTGGGCAATTGGATGCGTTGCCTGTACGGTCAGCCGTACCCTGCGTGTGAGGGAATGGGAGACCCTGCCGTGGGGCCTCACCCATTCCTGGCCCCACCGCTGCAAGATCCCCTGTGTAAACTCAAACAGCTTGCCAAGCACGAATGTCACGTCAAGCGCTTCGACCGGTACAAGTTTGAAGTCACCATGGGCATGCCGCAAGAGAGGAAGACCAAGAACGGGACCATCGTGGAAGACGAAGACGCCACCAAGGACATCGTCCTGCGTGCCAGTAACGAGTTTAAGTCCGTGTTGCTTCACTTGAACGCGGGAAGCATGGTGGAGTTCAGCACCATCCTGGAGGGACGTCTGGGCTCCAAATGGCCCGTTTTCGAGCTGAAGGCCATCCACTGTTTGTCATGCGGCAACGCACGCCTGTCCAGCCGCAGACAGTACAAGATTGAGCACGATTGGAGGCGCACAGCCCAGAATGCCCTGCAGTTTGGCTTTGACTTCTTCTTCAACCCTTTCCTCACCGCACAACTCCGCCAACTCTCTGACACTGAAACTGACACCGGAACAGAAGTGATGGTGTAG